A part of Methanohalobium evestigatum Z-7303 genomic DNA contains:
- a CDS encoding sodium-dependent transporter, whose product MRAVRLAWTNAADTGTYFIGSVLQRTGSPWELGGFPIEILISLLAVWFITWLIEIKGVQKGIERANKFFIPIIWLLIIVLIVRALTLPGALNGIDWYLKPDFGAILNLDVWLAAFGQIFYTLSLGMAIMVAYSSYLPKKSDIVNNTFIVTLANAAFSFLVGFAVFGTLGYMAHAKGVGIEEVVADSIGLAFIVFPEALSLLPGLNVLTAVVFFICISIAGLSSLISLVEAFSSSLMDKFELSRKKAVNITIGIAFAGSLIYATRGGLYWLDIIDHFINVYGLLVVGVLEAVAIGWIFGADKFREWANNYSDIKAGKWWNFSIKFLVPVVLTILIIQETISNLQAPYGGDLMAAVLGVVVMVVGMVLAAILTSVRKDVV is encoded by the coding sequence GTGAGAGCAGTCAGATTAGCATGGACGAATGCTGCAGATACTGGAACATATTTCATAGGTTCTGTGTTACAAAGAACCGGCTCACCGTGGGAATTGGGTGGATTCCCTATTGAAATACTTATAAGCCTTCTGGCTGTCTGGTTTATAACGTGGCTGATCGAAATCAAAGGTGTTCAGAAAGGAATCGAGAGAGCAAACAAATTTTTCATACCAATCATCTGGCTACTTATCATTGTTCTGATAGTCAGAGCACTAACACTTCCCGGAGCACTTAATGGTATAGATTGGTATCTCAAACCTGATTTTGGAGCGATTCTAAACCTTGATGTCTGGCTTGCTGCCTTTGGGCAGATATTCTATACACTCAGTCTCGGTATGGCTATAATGGTGGCCTATTCAAGTTATTTACCAAAAAAGAGTGACATAGTCAACAATACATTCATTGTTACACTGGCAAATGCGGCTTTCAGTTTCCTTGTCGGTTTTGCAGTATTTGGAACTCTTGGATACATGGCTCATGCTAAAGGAGTAGGTATTGAAGAAGTAGTTGCGGACAGTATAGGACTTGCATTTATTGTATTCCCTGAAGCCCTGAGTCTGTTACCGGGACTTAATGTTTTGACAGCGGTAGTATTCTTCATATGTATATCGATTGCAGGTCTGTCTTCACTGATATCTCTTGTTGAAGCGTTCTCTTCATCGTTAATGGACAAATTTGAACTCAGCAGAAAAAAGGCGGTAAACATTACTATCGGTATAGCATTTGCAGGGAGTCTGATTTATGCCACTCGAGGTGGTCTTTACTGGCTGGATATTATAGACCATTTCATCAATGTTTACGGACTGCTGGTTGTTGGTGTGCTTGAAGCAGTGGCAATCGGCTGGATATTTGGTGCGGACAAATTCAGAGAATGGGCAAACAATTACTCTGATATAAAAGCTGGTAAATGGTGGAATTTCAGCATCAAATTCCTTGTTCCAGTAGTTCTGACTATATTGATAATACAGGAAACAATATCAAATTTGCAGGCTCCCTATGGAGGAGACCTGATGGCTGCAGTACTTGGTGTAGTTGTAATGGTGGTTGGTATGGTTCTTGCGGCTATATTGACATCGGTTAGAAAGGATGTGGTATAA
- a CDS encoding cytochrome c biogenesis protein — MLSSESKKVNLLAVLTTIAIIVATGMIFFYLPQMTGGSSEVLGESFKIFYIHLPIAFTSYLAFFIVFVAGIMYLRSSNKKWDILARSSAEVGIGFAFLVIATGSIWAKAVWGWYWIWEPRLTTSLVLLLVYLAYFMVRQSIDEPETRARLSSIFGIVGFAAVPLSFLSVRLWRSVHPLMFGESIYGGSGGGLEGPSLILTLLVNFIAFFMLFATLFVYKIQNEELKEQVNDLKQSME; from the coding sequence ATGTTATCATCAGAATCAAAGAAAGTAAATTTACTGGCGGTACTAACCACCATCGCCATTATTGTTGCTACAGGCATGATATTTTTTTATCTCCCGCAAATGACTGGTGGTTCCAGCGAGGTTCTTGGTGAAAGTTTTAAAATATTCTATATCCATCTTCCGATTGCATTTACTTCCTATCTTGCTTTTTTTATTGTATTTGTTGCAGGGATAATGTATCTCAGGAGTTCTAATAAAAAATGGGATATTTTAGCCCGCTCTTCTGCTGAAGTGGGTATTGGTTTTGCTTTTCTGGTAATTGCTACTGGTTCTATCTGGGCAAAAGCGGTATGGGGATGGTACTGGATATGGGAACCCCGACTTACTACATCTCTTGTATTACTGCTTGTTTATCTTGCATATTTCATGGTACGCCAGAGTATAGATGAACCTGAAACCCGTGCCCGTCTATCATCGATATTTGGTATCGTTGGGTTTGCAGCTGTTCCTTTGAGTTTTCTGTCTGTCCGGTTGTGGCGTTCAGTACATCCTCTCATGTTTGGGGAAAGTATCTATGGAGGTTCAGGTGGTGGTCTTGAAGGACCATCATTGATATTAACTCTTCTTGTCAATTTCATAGCTTTTTTCATGCTTTTTGCAACACTTTTTGTATATAAAATCCAGAATGAAGAGTTAAAAGAACAGGTCAATGATTTAAAACAATCAATGGAATAA
- a CDS encoding NADH:flavin oxidoreductase, translating into MLFEPINISQLEIPNRFVRSATHEWLAENNGKPTYKLAEMYEELARNEVGLIITGYSYVNPRGKSANNQQGIYTDDFIEPYSQVVSKVHRYNSKIMLQIVHGGRQSLVSKDYPALAPSAVTDEATGITPVEMSESQILQTIEDFANAARRAKAAGFDGVQLHCAHGFLLSNFISPYTNQRTDKWGGSVENRTRIITEIIKRIRGMTLDMDYPITVKLNSTDGFGSDSDKPGLDINDTIQIAKILQQNGVNAIEVSGGIFETHLMSQQNIDSVEKEAYFKKNAKLIKNAVDIPVILVGGVRSKYIMEKIISADNADMISMSRPFICEPDFVAKIKEGISEESQCVSCNLCFDSTGIKCNYFKKSEPSTSSLN; encoded by the coding sequence ATGTTGTTTGAACCTATTAATATATCACAACTTGAAATTCCGAACCGTTTTGTCCGTTCTGCAACTCATGAATGGCTTGCAGAAAACAACGGAAAACCGACTTATAAGCTTGCAGAGATGTACGAAGAACTTGCCAGAAATGAAGTCGGACTTATAATTACTGGTTATTCATATGTAAACCCCAGAGGTAAAAGTGCAAATAATCAACAGGGGATTTATACTGACGATTTTATTGAACCCTACAGTCAAGTAGTATCAAAGGTTCACAGGTACAATAGCAAAATAATGCTCCAGATAGTACATGGTGGTCGACAGTCACTGGTCTCTAAAGACTACCCTGCTCTTGCACCATCTGCAGTGACCGATGAAGCGACCGGTATAACACCAGTTGAGATGAGTGAATCACAAATTCTTCAAACTATAGAAGATTTTGCCAATGCTGCAAGGCGTGCAAAAGCCGCAGGTTTTGACGGAGTTCAATTGCACTGTGCACACGGGTTTTTGTTGAGTAACTTCATATCTCCCTATACCAATCAAAGAACCGATAAGTGGGGAGGTTCTGTTGAAAACAGGACAAGGATTATTACCGAAATCATCAAACGTATCCGTGGTATGACCTTAGATATGGATTATCCAATAACTGTAAAACTTAACAGCACCGATGGATTTGGTTCTGATTCTGACAAACCAGGTCTTGACATAAACGATACCATCCAGATTGCAAAAATACTGCAACAAAACGGTGTCAACGCTATAGAAGTAAGTGGCGGAATATTTGAAACACATCTGATGTCACAGCAAAATATCGATTCTGTGGAAAAAGAAGCCTATTTCAAGAAAAATGCAAAATTGATTAAAAACGCTGTAGATATACCGGTAATCCTTGTTGGAGGAGTAAGGTCTAAATATATTATGGAAAAAATAATAAGTGCGGATAATGCGGACATGATATCAATGAGCCGCCCGTTCATCTGTGAACCTGACTTTGTAGCAAAAATCAAAGAGGGTATTAGCGAAGAATCCCAGTGTGTATCCTGTAATCTCTGTTTCGATTCCACAGGAATAAAGTGCAATTATTTTAAAAAGAGTGAACCATCAACCTCGAGTTTGAACTAA
- a CDS encoding DUF2119 domain-containing protein, with protein MSVNVYGSGDPVRLFVAGLHGDEWKDTSDILYNLKTPIHGTLITIPVVNSGEYVSTLDESYYKNKGKIIIDTVIKYQPSIYVELHSYSGENIVYLTDKNRLKKTGVPAYSKLDNNVLLGSVAPYIRRNYFSKKALCLSFEIKKSDEKSKQFAAKMADIVKECNSRDDFILFLKQKYPEQAEKAIENYKKFYGL; from the coding sequence ATGTCTGTAAATGTCTATGGCAGTGGAGATCCAGTACGTCTTTTTGTTGCAGGATTGCACGGTGATGAATGGAAAGATACATCAGACATTTTATACAATCTCAAAACACCCATACATGGTACACTGATAACCATTCCTGTAGTAAACAGTGGTGAATATGTATCAACCCTTGATGAAAGCTACTATAAAAACAAGGGCAAAATAATAATCGACACTGTTATAAAATATCAACCAAGCATCTATGTAGAACTGCATTCCTACTCCGGTGAAAACATTGTATATCTAACAGATAAAAACCGACTTAAAAAGACAGGTGTACCTGCATACAGCAAACTTGATAACAATGTTTTACTCGGTTCAGTGGCTCCCTATATCAGGCGTAACTATTTTTCCAAAAAGGCACTGTGCCTATCATTTGAAATTAAAAAATCCGATGAAAAATCAAAACAATTTGCCGCTAAAATGGCTGATATAGTAAAAGAATGCAATTCAAGGGATGATTTTATACTATTTTTAAAACAAAAATATCCAGAACAAGCAGAAAAAGCAATTGAAAATTATAAAAAATTTTATGGTTTGTAA
- the thsA gene encoding thermosome subunit alpha, which translates to MAGQQYGQPMYLDPNKQRTSGRDALSMNINAAKAVANVVRSTLGPKGMDKMLVNDVGDIILTNDGATILDEMDIEHPTAKLIVEVASTQDDIAGDGTTSAVVMTGELMDKAEELVHKGVHPTIIAKGYRMAANKAQEILENFAIDVDKGDRKILEKIAKTSITGKASESYGDYLPKICVDAVTAIEDNGEVNIEDKILINQEVGGKASDTELIRGIALNKGKLHPSMPKTIQDAKITLVDAPIEVEKTQIDSKVEINSPDEMSAYTEREEAQLKKMAESVIASGANVLFCSKGLDDRAVHYLQNKGIYAARRVGNSEMKSLSQATGARIVQDVNELEATDLGTAGMLEQVGEFDDAKTYIKDCPYKTVTITIHGGTEHVTDNIERAIDDAFKVVKSVVEDGKIVPGGGSSEIEVALGLRDYAVSIGGRQQLAISAFADAVEAIPKSLATNAGYDSIDSLLELRTKHSSIKNAGFNLNTGEVIDMYENNIVDPLRVKTQAIKSASEASVMVLRIDDVLRSQKESSPEVKPEHNVNTYEGMTPPQMPGRR; encoded by the coding sequence ATGGCAGGACAACAATATGGTCAACCGATGTACTTGGACCCCAACAAACAAAGAACATCGGGTAGAGACGCTTTATCAATGAATATTAATGCTGCAAAGGCTGTTGCCAATGTAGTACGGTCAACACTTGGTCCTAAAGGAATGGACAAAATGCTTGTAAACGATGTAGGAGATATAATTCTTACAAATGATGGTGCTACCATACTTGATGAAATGGATATTGAACATCCTACTGCAAAACTAATTGTAGAAGTTGCAAGCACACAGGATGATATTGCAGGTGATGGAACTACAAGTGCTGTTGTAATGACCGGTGAACTAATGGATAAAGCAGAAGAACTGGTTCACAAAGGTGTCCATCCAACAATTATTGCAAAAGGATACAGGATGGCAGCAAATAAAGCACAGGAAATCCTTGAAAACTTTGCAATAGACGTGGATAAAGGGGATAGAAAAATACTGGAAAAAATCGCCAAGACCTCTATAACAGGAAAAGCATCTGAATCCTATGGTGACTACCTTCCAAAAATCTGTGTTGATGCTGTCACAGCAATCGAAGACAATGGTGAAGTAAATATTGAAGATAAAATACTAATCAATCAGGAAGTTGGTGGAAAAGCCAGTGATACAGAGCTTATCAGGGGTATTGCACTGAATAAGGGCAAACTACATCCAAGTATGCCAAAAACGATACAGGATGCAAAAATTACTCTTGTGGATGCACCTATTGAAGTCGAGAAGACTCAAATTGATTCAAAAGTAGAAATTAATTCACCTGATGAAATGTCAGCATATACTGAAAGAGAAGAAGCTCAGCTCAAGAAGATGGCAGAATCTGTCATAGCAAGTGGAGCAAATGTATTGTTCTGTTCCAAGGGTCTTGACGACAGAGCAGTACACTACCTTCAGAATAAAGGAATCTATGCTGCACGCCGAGTAGGTAATTCAGAGATGAAAAGTCTATCTCAGGCGACAGGTGCCCGTATTGTGCAGGACGTAAATGAACTGGAAGCTACTGATTTGGGTACTGCAGGTATGCTGGAACAAGTAGGCGAATTCGATGATGCAAAGACCTACATCAAAGATTGTCCGTACAAAACAGTGACAATTACTATTCACGGCGGTACAGAACACGTTACTGATAATATTGAACGTGCCATTGATGATGCATTCAAGGTTGTAAAATCAGTTGTAGAAGATGGAAAAATAGTACCCGGTGGAGGTTCTTCCGAAATCGAGGTTGCTCTTGGATTACGTGATTATGCTGTATCTATAGGAGGACGTCAGCAACTTGCAATTTCTGCCTTTGCAGATGCTGTAGAAGCAATCCCCAAATCCCTTGCAACCAATGCAGGTTATGATTCAATAGATTCCCTTCTGGAACTTCGCACAAAACACAGCAGTATTAAAAACGCCGGATTTAACCTGAATACAGGTGAAGTCATTGACATGTATGAAAACAATATTGTAGACCCGCTCAGAGTTAAAACACAGGCCATCAAGTCTGCATCAGAAGCATCAGTAATGGTTCTTCGCATAGATGATGTACTGCGGTCACAGAAAGAATCCTCTCCAGAAGTTAAACCTGAACACAATGTAAACACATACGAAGGGATGACACCTCCCCAGATGCCCGGTCGCAGGTGA
- a CDS encoding SAM-dependent methyltransferase → MRLDVYLVENGYFTSRGRSKTAIASGKVKIDGRIVKKASKDVKPENKVQVEEGFDRPQGYFKLQYIQEKTGLINKNDYVLDIGSSAGGFLLYASEIAAYVRGIEFSRYFESELEKISSEYGNVSFVIDDIFTVTMDKLSSRKVDVILSDLTLEPMDSVQILERVLPLLKQNGKLLQVTKTKDINTRNIILEKLKDMGLTIIDVLEPEKQEIYIIAQNSGY, encoded by the coding sequence ATGAGACTGGACGTATATCTTGTTGAAAATGGCTATTTTACATCCAGAGGACGCTCCAAAACTGCAATTGCCAGTGGCAAGGTGAAAATCGATGGCAGGATTGTTAAAAAAGCGTCCAAGGATGTAAAACCAGAAAATAAAGTGCAAGTTGAAGAAGGATTTGATAGACCTCAGGGTTATTTTAAACTCCAGTATATACAGGAAAAAACAGGACTAATCAATAAAAATGATTATGTACTGGATATTGGTTCAAGTGCAGGTGGATTTCTTCTCTACGCATCAGAGATTGCAGCATATGTAAGAGGAATAGAATTCAGCCGTTACTTTGAATCAGAACTGGAAAAAATATCATCAGAATATGGCAATGTATCTTTTGTAATCGATGATATATTCACTGTTACTATGGATAAATTGTCCAGTAGAAAAGTTGATGTTATTCTTAGTGATTTAACTCTTGAACCAATGGATTCTGTTCAAATACTTGAAAGGGTACTGCCACTGTTAAAACAGAACGGAAAATTACTACAGGTGACAAAAACAAAAGACATCAATACAAGAAACATTATACTTGAAAAATTAAAGGACATGGGTTTAACAATAATTGATGTTCTGGAACCTGAAAAACAGGAAATCTATATAATTGCTCAAAATTCTGGTTATTGA
- a CDS encoding MetS family NSS transporter small subunit, translating into MLSTESIIVAIFGFAVLYGGLFYFLRIAMKKRKI; encoded by the coding sequence TTGCTGTCAACAGAAAGCATAATAGTGGCTATATTCGGGTTTGCAGTTCTTTACGGAGGACTGTTTTATTTCCTGAGAATAGCAATGAAGAAAAGAAAGATTTAA
- a CDS encoding RNA-guided endonuclease InsQ/TnpB family protein, with product MVRKDDQNCRNLRFRIHPTPEQEKKLNETLECCRLIWNHLLSLQVDLYERFGLSVKRSELEKLLKNLDYPIHSSVRLDVFQRLCFAYDKFFDDLEKGRLKNTKPKKGMFVKRKNVPCGNNSSGFIKYDGILPKAHPKFKSKEDFSSFRYKQHGNGWRLDGNWLHLSKITSKSNLIKIDIDNLPNGELKTCTLKKEGKQWFAYLTVELPDNPVPSTPENAVGIDLGLKSFITTSDDDFVEPPKFLRKAENRLAKEQRKLSRMKFRSNNYNKQKQKVNRIHRKVAAARNHFSHCLSKLLVNKYDLIVFEELKIKNLIKNNRLAKSISDVGWNKLVQHVTYKAAEKGKIVDKVNPDNTSQVCSHCGTKKKEKLRLENRTFYCSNCGLEMDRDLNASVNVLTKSSYYDPSMHTVGLAGMNGCGDGTSTTGLDISSQVPSMNQQMLNLVKG from the coding sequence ATGGTACGTAAGGATGATCAAAACTGCAGGAATTTGAGGTTCAGAATTCATCCCACTCCTGAACAAGAGAAAAAACTGAATGAAACACTGGAGTGCTGCAGATTAATCTGGAACCATCTTCTGTCACTCCAAGTCGATTTATACGAAAGATTCGGTCTTTCTGTAAAAAGATCAGAACTAGAAAAACTCCTGAAAAATTTGGATTATCCTATACATTCATCAGTAAGACTGGATGTATTCCAGCGATTGTGTTTTGCTTATGACAAGTTCTTCGATGATTTGGAAAAAGGTAGGCTGAAGAATACAAAACCTAAAAAAGGAATGTTCGTCAAGAGAAAAAATGTTCCATGTGGAAATAATTCATCAGGATTTATCAAATATGATGGAATTCTTCCGAAAGCCCACCCCAAATTCAAGAGTAAAGAAGATTTCAGTAGTTTCAGATATAAACAGCATGGGAACGGATGGCGTCTGGATGGAAACTGGTTGCATCTATCCAAGATAACCAGTAAATCAAATCTCATCAAGATTGACATCGATAATCTGCCAAATGGCGAACTGAAGACCTGCACTCTGAAAAAGGAAGGCAAACAATGGTTTGCCTATCTGACCGTAGAGCTACCGGATAATCCGGTTCCATCTACTCCAGAAAACGCTGTAGGCATCGACCTTGGACTGAAATCTTTTATAACTACATCAGATGATGATTTTGTCGAACCACCGAAATTCCTCAGGAAAGCTGAGAATAGGCTTGCTAAAGAACAGCGAAAATTGTCGAGAATGAAATTCAGATCTAACAACTATAACAAGCAGAAGCAAAAAGTGAACAGGATTCACAGGAAAGTCGCCGCTGCAAGAAACCATTTCTCGCATTGTCTTAGCAAACTCTTGGTAAATAAATACGACCTGATAGTGTTTGAAGAACTGAAAATAAAGAATCTTATAAAAAATAATAGATTAGCAAAATCCATATCAGATGTAGGCTGGAACAAACTGGTTCAGCACGTAACCTATAAAGCTGCTGAGAAAGGAAAAATAGTAGACAAGGTCAATCCAGACAACACTTCTCAGGTCTGTTCTCATTGTGGAACAAAGAAAAAAGAGAAACTGAGATTAGAGAACAGAACGTTCTACTGCAGTAATTGTGGTCTGGAAATGGACAGGGACCTCAACGCTTCAGTCAACGTACTGACAAAATCATCGTATTATGATCCATCAATGCATACCGTGGGGCTCGCGGGAATGAACGGCTGTGGAGATGGTACCTCTACGACTGGTCTCGATATCAGTTCGCAAGTACCGTCCATGAATCAGCAAATGCTCAACCTCGTCAAAGGTTGA
- the larC gene encoding nickel insertion protein, which translates to MTNVDSVSCDQIPYIIDELYKKSAKNVHVVPSFTKKGRQEYIFFIDVSKDNMENVAEFMALETGILGIRKIETEHYVFDFDIQKVNLSFDDNDGELLWKGCLDAKIVKNKQGIPLSARAEFEQLKSATEDIKQYGLNISIYELKEMVEQKALQEIKNFNKTE; encoded by the coding sequence ATGACTAATGTAGACAGTGTTTCATGTGACCAGATTCCATATATAATCGATGAATTATACAAAAAATCTGCTAAAAATGTTCATGTAGTACCTTCATTTACCAAAAAGGGTCGCCAAGAATATATTTTCTTCATTGATGTTTCAAAAGATAATATGGAAAATGTAGCAGAATTTATGGCACTTGAGACTGGAATCCTTGGAATAAGGAAAATTGAAACTGAACATTATGTTTTTGATTTTGATATACAAAAAGTAAACTTATCGTTTGATGATAATGACGGTGAACTTCTCTGGAAAGGATGCTTAGATGCAAAAATTGTTAAAAATAAACAGGGAATACCGCTTTCAGCAAGAGCGGAATTTGAACAACTTAAATCTGCCACTGAGGACATTAAACAATATGGGCTTAATATAAGCATATATGAACTTAAAGAAATGGTAGAACAAAAAGCTCTTCAGGAAATTAAAAACTTCAACAAAACTGAGTGA
- a CDS encoding DUF2115 domain-containing protein, which translates to MDTSQLFQCLKKNALKISIHDLMKAKAYIEYNNRNLPEKYQKDYTQNLFEYIFNTLIEIKNKNSVDSVEHIDENVFKDLVEKINRLNENYSPEQKIFNRLIKIVSLYLVFIAKKPIHPEGMIFPGGFKITKESGVYYCPVKNKQSGIEFALCDFCVCRDKEELETY; encoded by the coding sequence ATGGACACATCCCAACTTTTCCAGTGCCTTAAAAAAAATGCTTTAAAAATATCCATACATGATTTAATGAAAGCCAAAGCTTATATTGAGTATAATAACCGCAATTTACCAGAAAAATATCAAAAAGATTATACTCAAAACCTGTTTGAATATATTTTCAATACTTTGATAGAAATCAAAAATAAAAATTCGGTGGACAGTGTCGAACATATAGATGAAAATGTTTTTAAGGATTTGGTAGAAAAGATTAACCGTCTGAATGAAAATTATAGTCCAGAACAGAAAATTTTCAATCGGTTAATAAAAATTGTCTCCTTATACCTTGTTTTCATTGCCAAAAAACCGATACATCCGGAAGGTATGATATTTCCGGGGGGTTTCAAAATAACTAAAGAAAGCGGAGTATATTACTGTCCTGTCAAAAACAAACAATCAGGAATTGAATTTGCACTCTGCGATTTTTGTGTATGCAGGGATAAAGAGGAACTTGAAACCTATTAA